One window of Oryza brachyantha chromosome 12, ObraRS2, whole genome shotgun sequence genomic DNA carries:
- the LOC121056024 gene encoding CASP-like protein 4C1, protein MPSSSPVRNGGELAAAEGRGKSVGRLVGLMLLLRLAALCFAVAAAAFAATDGAALRLAPFRFLLAANAIVAVYSAFEAAAASWEAARGGTLLPEAMQLWFDFGHDQGFGYMALAAAAAAAATATCGGGTSGAERVQGDIAVGLGFAAFASVAAAAFVTGYRLACFLVTGSRSPASPPSSPY, encoded by the exons atgccgtcgtcgtcgccggtgcgcaacggcggcgagctggcggcggcggaggggagggggaagtCGGTGGGGCGGCTGGTCGggctgatgctgctgctccggCTGGCGGCGCTGTGCttcgcggtggcggcggcggcgttcgcgGCGACGGACGGCGCCGCGCTCCGGCTCGCGCCGTTCAGGTTCCTGCTCGCCGCGAACGCGATCGTGGCGGTGTACTCGGCGTtcgaggcggccgcggcgtcgtGGGAGGCGGCCAGGGGCGGCACGCTGCTCCCCGAGGCCATGCAGCTCTGGTTCGACTTCGGCCACGACCAG GGCTTCGGGTACATGGCgctggcagcggcggcggcggcggcggcgacggcgacgtgtgGAGGAGGGACAAGCGGCGCGGAGCGCGTGCAGGGCGACATCGCCGTAGGGCTCGGGTTCGCGGCGTTCGCgtccgtggcggcggcggcgttcgtgACGGGGTACCGCCTCGCCTGCTTCCTCGTGACCGGCTCGCgctcgccggcctcgccgccgtcctctcCCTACTGA
- the LOC102701403 gene encoding importin subunit beta-1: MSLDITQVLLSAQSPDGTTRKLAEESLKQFQEQNLPGFLFSLSNELANEEKPEESRRLAGLILKNALDAKEQHRKNELFQRWLALDAGVKAQIKGLLLQTLSSPVASARSTSSQVIAKVAGIEIPQKQWPELIASLLSNIHQVQPNAKQATLDTLGYLCEEVSPEAVDQDQVNKILTAVVQGMNASEGNSDVRLAATRALYNALGFAQVNFSNDMERDYIMRVVCEATQSPEVKIRQAAFECLVAISSTYYDKLTTYMQDIFSITAKAVRGDEESVALQAVEFWSSICDEEIDILDEYSSEFTADSDVPCYYFIKQALPALVPMLLETLLKQEEDQDLDEGAWNLAMAGGTCLGLVARTVGDDIVPLVMPFVEENITKPDWRHREAATYAFGSILEGPSADKLASLVNVALNFMLSALVKDPSNHVKDTTAWTLGRIFEFLHGSALETAPIITAENCQQILTVLLQSMKDVPNVAEKACGALYFLAQGYVDAGSASPLAPFFQDIVQSLIFVTRREDAGESRLRTAAYETLNEVVRCSVEESGTIVMQLVPVIMMELHQTLEAGKLSTDEREKQSELQGLLCGCLQVIIQKLGGMEATKYSFLQYADQMMELFLRVFACRNATVHEEAMLAIGALAYAAGPNFSKYMPQFYQYLEMGLQNFEEYQVCAITVGVVGDLCRALEDKILPYCDGIMTQLLKDLSSNQLHRSVKPPIFSCFGDIALAIGENFEKYLIYAMPMLQSAADLSAHTTAADDEMLDYTNQLRNGILEAYSGILQGFKSSPKTQLLMQYAPNILNFLDSLYNGKDMDDAVMKTAIGVLGDLADTLGVHAGPLINQSLSSQKFLEECLASDDPLVKESADWARIAISRAVSG, from the exons ATGTCACTGGATATTACTCAAGTTCTGTTGAGTGCTCAATCTCCTGATGGCACAACTAGGAAGCTTGCTGAAGAAAGCCTTAAGCAATTCCAGGAGCAAAACCTACCAGGTTTCCTGTTCTCTCTCTCAAATGAGTTAGCCAATGAGGAGAAACCTGAGGAGAGCCGCAGGTTGGCTGGCTTGATTCTCAAGAATGCACTAGATGCAAAGGAGCAGCACAGGAAGAATGAGCTTTTCCAGAGATGGCTGGCACTGGATGCTGGTGTCAAGGCACAGATTAAAGGTTTGCTGTTGCAAACTCTCTCATCCCCTGTTGCAAGCGCCAGATCTACCTCTTCTCAAGTTATTGCAAAGGTTGCTGGTATTGAGATTCCTCAAAAGCAATGGCCTGAGCTTATCGCATCGTTGCTCTCAAACATACATCAGGTCCAGCCAAATGCCAAGCAGGCAACACTTGATACACTTGGCTACTTATGTGAAGAAGTCTCTCCAGAAGCTGTTGACCAAGACCAAGTGAATAAAATTCTTACTGCTGTTGTTCAGGGTATGAATGCTTCTGAAGGGAACTCTGACGTTAGACTTGCAGCAACACGGGCACTGTATAATGCATTGGGTTTTGCTCAGGTTAACTTCTCCAACGACATGGAACGTGATTATATCATGAGAGTTGTTTGTGAAGCAACACAGTCTCCTGAGGTGAAGATAAGGCAGGCTGCCTTTGAGTGTTTAGTGGCTATCTCATCCACTTATTACGACAAACTGACAACGTACATGCAGGACATATTTAGTATTACTGCAAAGGCTGTGAGGGGAGATGAGGAGTCAGTTGCACTCCAGGCCGTTGAATTCTGGAGCTCGATATGTGATGAGGAAATTGACATTTTGGATGAGTACAGTAGTGAGTTTACCGCTGACTCTGATGTTCCTTGCTACTATTTTATCAAGCAGGCTCTTCCTGCCTTAGTGCCAATGCTGCTAGAAACCCTCCTCAAGCAGGAGGAAGACCAAGACTTGGATGAAGGTGCTTGGAATCTTGCAATGGCTGGGGGTACTTGTTTGGGCCTTGTGGCAAGAACTGTTGGGGATGATATTGTTCCTCTTGTGATGCCTTTTGTTGAGGAGAACATAACGAAGCCTGACTGGAGACATCGGGAGGCTGCAACATATGCTTTTGGTTCCATTTTGGAGGGCCCATCAGCTGATAAACTTGCCTCCCTTGTTAATGTTGCATTGAATTTTATGTTGTCTGCACTGGTGAAGGACCCAAGTAACCATGTGAAAGACACAACTGCTTGGACCCTTGGAAGAATATTTGAGTTTCTTCATGGTTCTGCACTTGAAACAGCTCCTATCATCACGGCTGAGAACTGTCAGCAAATACTCACTGTGCTTCTTCAAAGCATGAAGGATGTCCCAAATGTGGCGGAAAAGGCATGTGGAGCACTATATTTCCTTGCTCAAGGCTACGTGGATGCAGGATCTGCTTCGCCTTTAGCACCTTTCTTTCAAGATATTGTTCAGAGCCTTATCTTCGTTACTCGTAGGGAAGATGCTGGGGAATCCAGGTTGCGTACTGCGGCTTATGAGACTCTAAATGAAGTTGTCAGGTGCTCCGTTGAAGAATCAGGCACTATTGTTATGCAGTTGGTACCTGTGATCATGATGGAGCTCCATCAGACACTTGAGGCTGGAAAGTTATCAACTGATGAAAGGGAGAAGCAGAGTGAATTGCAGGGCCTTCTCTGTGGTTGTTTGCAGGTCATTATCCAGAAGTTGGGAGGGATGGAAGCAACAAAATATTCCTTCTTGCAATATGCCGATCAAATGATGGAACTGTTTTTGAGAGTTTTTGCCTGTCGAAACGCCACTGTGCATGAGGAGGCTATGCTTGCTATTGGTGCATTGGCATATGCAGCAGGTCCAAATTTTTCGAAGTACATGCCTCAATTTTATCAGTATTTGGAAATGGGACTACAGAACTTTGAGGAGTATCAGGTATGTGCCATTACCGTGGGTGTTGTGGGTGACTTGTGTAGGGCACTGGAGGACAAAATTTTGCCTTATTGTGATGGCATCATGACCCAACTCCTGAAGGATTTGTCGAGTAATCAGTTGCATAGATCTGTAAAGCCACCTATATTCTCATGCTTTGGTGACATTGCACTGGCAATTGGGGAGAACTTTGAGAAGTATTTGATATATGCCATGCCCATGCTACAAAGTGCAGCAGATTTGTCAGCGCATACTACTGCAGCTGATGATGAAATGCTTGATTACACCAATCAATTAAGGAACGGGATACTGGAAGCCTACTCTGGTATTCTTCAAGGATTTAAGAGCTCCCCTAAGACGCAATTGCTGATGCAATATGCTCCAAATATTCTTAATTTCCTTGATTCTCTTTACAATGGAAAGGACAT GGATGATGCTGTGATGAAGACTGCGATAGGTGTATTGGGAGATCTTGCAGACACATTGGGTGTCCATGCTGGTCCTTTGATCAATCAATCTCTCTCAAGCCAGAAGTTTTTGGAGGAGTGCTTAGCATCTGATGATCCACTGGTCAAAGAGTCAGCTGATTGGGCAAGGATTGCAATCAGCCGTGCGGTTTCAGGTTGA
- the LOC121056021 gene encoding osmotin-like protein, which translates to MATALAFVAVVLAAAAAPAAVTAATLTIHNLCPHPVWPLVTPNAGSASISDNRARLDPNGLMSVSFPAAPWAGRVAARTGCDPATASSCETGESPPATVAQLSVHGGGDLAAYSVSLVDGFNVPMVVSPQAVGGGQCPVLGCTVDLNCDCPPGQRVSDGAACRGPPEYFKNRCQLTRTTPTDVEPVPQSCRAPGELKVVFCQATMAAADMLIRTVVAAADS; encoded by the coding sequence ATGGCCACCGCCCtcgccttcgtcgccgtcgtcctcgccgccgccgccgcgccggcggccgtgACGGCCGCCACGCTGACCATCCACAACCTGTGCCCGCACCCGGTGTGGCCGCTCGTCACCCCCAACGCCGGCTCCGCCTCCATCTCCGACAACCGCGCGCGGCTCGACCCCAACGGGCTCATGTCCGTCTCCTTCCCGGCCGCGCCGTGGgccggccgcgtcgccgcgcgcACCGGGTGCGACCCCGCCACGGCGTCGAGCTGCGAGACCGGCGAGTccccgccggccaccgtggCGCAGCTGAgcgtccacggcggcggcgacctcgccgCCTACAGCGTCAGCCTCGTCGACGGCTTCAACGTGCCGATGGTCGTCAGCCCGCAggcagtcggcggcggccagtgCCCCGTCCTCGGCTGCACCGTCGACCTCAACTGCGACTGCCCGCCCGGCCAGCGCGTCTCCGACGGCGCCGCCTGCCGCGGCCCGCCGGAGTACTTCAAGAACCGGTGCCAGCTCACCAGGACGACGCCGACCGACGTCGAGCCCGTGCCGCAGAGCTGCCGCGCCCCCGGCGAGCTGAAGGTCGTCTTCTGCCAGGccaccatggccgccgccgacatgCTCATccgcaccgtcgtcgccgccgccgacagcTAG